A section of the Solitalea canadensis DSM 3403 genome encodes:
- the kbl gene encoding glycine C-acetyltransferase: MYETLKPVLEAELQNIESAGLYKRERIITTPQGADIKVAGGKEVINFCANNYLGLSSHPKVVAAAKEAIDTHGYGMSSVRFICGTQDIHKELEKKISDFLGTEDTILYAAAFDANGGVFEPLFNEQDAIISDELNHASIIDGVRLCKAARFRYKHNDMADLEEQLKASQDKRHRIIVTDGSFSMDGTIAQLDKIADLADKYKALIMVDECHSSGFLGKTGRGTHEHCGVMGRIDIITGTLGKALGGASGGFTSGRKEIIDMLRQRSRPYLFSNTVAPSIVGASIAVLDMLSETTELRDKLENNTKYFREKMTAAGFDIKPGVHPIVPVMLYDAPLAQKFAEKMLEEGIYVIGFYYPVVPQGKARIRVQISAGHDIEHLDKAIAAFTKVGNELGVIK, encoded by the coding sequence ATGTACGAAACACTTAAGCCAGTTCTTGAAGCAGAGTTGCAGAACATTGAATCTGCAGGATTGTATAAAAGGGAACGCATTATCACCACTCCTCAAGGTGCAGATATTAAAGTTGCAGGCGGAAAAGAAGTAATTAACTTTTGTGCAAATAACTATTTAGGATTATCATCACATCCAAAAGTTGTTGCAGCCGCTAAAGAAGCAATTGATACTCATGGTTACGGAATGAGTAGTGTGCGTTTCATTTGTGGAACTCAGGATATTCACAAGGAACTGGAAAAAAAGATATCGGATTTTTTAGGCACTGAAGATACCATTTTATATGCAGCTGCATTTGATGCTAACGGAGGTGTTTTTGAACCTTTGTTTAACGAGCAGGATGCTATCATTTCTGATGAATTAAACCATGCTTCTATCATTGACGGTGTTCGTTTGTGTAAAGCTGCCCGTTTCCGTTATAAGCACAATGACATGGCAGATCTTGAAGAACAATTAAAAGCATCTCAGGATAAACGTCACCGTATCATTGTGACAGATGGCTCATTTTCAATGGATGGAACTATTGCTCAGTTGGATAAAATTGCTGACTTAGCGGATAAATATAAAGCGCTGATCATGGTGGACGAATGTCATTCATCTGGTTTCTTGGGCAAAACAGGACGTGGCACTCACGAGCACTGTGGCGTAATGGGTCGTATTGATATTATTACCGGCACATTAGGCAAGGCTTTAGGTGGTGCTTCAGGAGGTTTTACATCTGGACGTAAAGAGATTATCGACATGTTACGTCAACGTTCACGCCCTTATTTATTCTCGAATACAGTAGCTCCTAGTATTGTTGGCGCTTCAATCGCTGTATTAGATATGTTAAGTGAAACAACCGAGTTACGCGACAAGCTTGAGAACAATACTAAATATTTCCGTGAGAAAATGACTGCTGCCGGTTTTGATATTAAGCCAGGCGTTCACCCTATTGTTCCGGTAATGTTGTATGATGCTCCTTTAGCCCAGAAATTTGCTGAGAAAATGCTGGAAGAAGGAATTTATGTTATTGGCTTCTATTATCCGGTTGTTCCACAAGGTAAAGCACGCATCCGCGTTCAGATTTCTGCCGGCCACGACATTGAACATTTAGATAAAGCAATTGCCGCATTTACCAAAGTTGGTAATGAATTGGGCGTAATTAAGTAA
- a CDS encoding YceI family protein gives MKKLTTVLTLVAATVFFAFKGPETKAGESFKVDAAKSTIAWNGKKVSGEHSGAIKFANGTISFNGKSVTGGSLVVDMNSISCSDITNADYNAKLVGHLKADDFFGTEKFPTAKLDITGSKALGNDKYEVSANLTIKGITKPITFPATVKKVKNAVVGAADVTIDRTQFDIRYGSASFFNVGDKAINDTFTLKISLVAAK, from the coding sequence ATGAAAAAGTTAACTACAGTTTTAACATTGGTTGCAGCAACCGTGTTCTTTGCATTTAAAGGTCCTGAGACTAAAGCAGGTGAATCATTCAAAGTAGATGCTGCTAAAAGTACTATCGCATGGAATGGTAAAAAAGTTTCAGGTGAGCATAGCGGTGCTATCAAATTTGCTAATGGTACTATTAGCTTTAATGGTAAATCAGTAACAGGAGGTTCATTAGTTGTTGACATGAACTCTATCTCTTGTTCTGATATCACTAATGCAGATTACAACGCTAAATTAGTAGGTCACTTAAAAGCTGATGATTTTTTTGGTACTGAGAAATTTCCAACTGCTAAATTAGATATCACAGGTTCAAAAGCTTTAGGAAATGATAAATATGAAGTTAGTGCTAACCTTACAATCAAAGGTATCACTAAGCCAATCACTTTCCCTGCAACTGTTAAAAAAGTTAAAAATGCAGTAGTTGGTGCAGCTGACGTAACTATCGATCGTACTCAATTTGATATTCGTTATGGTTCAGCAAGTTTCTTCAATGTGGGAGATAAAGCGATCAACGATACATTCACATTAAAAATCTCTTTAGTAGCAGCTAAATAA
- a CDS encoding DUF5686 and carboxypeptidase regulatory-like domain-containing protein, giving the protein MRLSFYICLVLTFISFSLTAATISGEITDQAGKPVPFANVYIQQSTIGVTANAEGMYTLKVNPGTYQVVFKTIGYKQLIKTITVTDQNITVDIELEQEIYSLKEVNVSSKQEDPAFEVVRNAIKKRKQYLNEVKGFSCNVYIKGVQRLMNAPKKFLGVDVDQIGKEMGLDSNRRGIIYLSESESKYNFQQPDKVREQMISSRVSGNSNGFSFNQASDLIVNMYESLVEVGPLSPRGLISPIADNALFYYRYKLVGTTYDGNLLINKIEVLPRRKNDPVFRGFIYIIEDSWRLYSVDALLTKDAQIQLLDSINIRQQYFPASNEAWMLASQKFTFKGGILSFKFGGDYIAVYRDYELNPAFAKDFFNGEVLSVTKESNQKDSLYWKQVRPVPLTNEEVVDYRRKDSIETLRKSETYLDSIDRKSNMLKPMSLVLGGYTYKQRFRKQTWTISPLLPNNLQFNSVEGVNLTLRGSFRKELGDRRNYSIVPEVRYGFSNQHLNGNVSFYYRFDPTKIGSLSLKVGTEVVDFNDRGAISPLFNTVNTLIYQDNFLKLYERRFATMSFSREVANGVQMNASIDYADRNPLVNTNYYSFRSDSTATYTANNPYYGFNNNAAFIRNQALTFSLSATISFGSEFITRPDGKFYVGSKWPKLALNYRSGLNILKSDVSYDLVSGRVYDTGIRLGLLGNLAFSAGGGKFVSNKATWFMDYQHFKGNRLTFYEGSSSNVFRFLDYYRYSTNDYFIEGHLEHNFSGFFTNKIPLFRKLRLEEVVGANYLNTDGLKNYAEVYFGLQRLMLRAELGFSWINGKSYESAFRLSTSF; this is encoded by the coding sequence ATGCGTTTAAGCTTTTACATCTGTCTGGTTTTAACTTTTATCTCTTTCTCATTAACCGCAGCTACCATTTCAGGTGAAATAACCGATCAGGCAGGTAAACCTGTCCCTTTTGCAAATGTTTATATACAGCAATCGACCATCGGGGTAACAGCCAATGCTGAAGGTATGTATACATTAAAAGTCAACCCGGGAACCTATCAGGTGGTTTTTAAAACTATTGGCTATAAACAGTTAATTAAAACGATTACGGTAACAGATCAAAATATTACTGTTGATATTGAACTGGAGCAAGAGATTTACTCGCTTAAAGAGGTAAATGTGAGCTCAAAGCAGGAAGATCCAGCTTTTGAAGTTGTTAGAAATGCAATAAAAAAACGCAAGCAATACCTGAATGAGGTGAAAGGCTTTTCTTGTAATGTGTACATTAAAGGTGTTCAGCGTTTAATGAATGCTCCTAAAAAGTTTCTGGGGGTAGATGTTGACCAGATCGGAAAAGAAATGGGGTTGGACTCAAACCGAAGAGGAATTATTTACCTCTCCGAGTCTGAATCAAAATATAATTTTCAGCAACCTGATAAAGTACGGGAGCAAATGATCTCTTCTCGTGTTAGCGGAAATAGTAATGGATTTAGCTTTAACCAGGCATCAGACCTAATTGTTAACATGTACGAGAGTCTTGTCGAAGTAGGACCGTTAAGTCCAAGGGGACTGATTTCTCCAATTGCAGATAATGCATTGTTTTACTACCGGTATAAATTGGTTGGAACAACTTACGACGGCAATTTGCTCATTAATAAAATCGAAGTATTACCCCGCAGAAAAAACGATCCTGTATTTAGGGGCTTTATTTATATCATTGAAGATAGCTGGCGACTTTATAGTGTGGATGCTTTATTAACAAAAGATGCTCAGATTCAACTTTTGGATAGTATCAACATCCGACAACAATATTTTCCTGCCAGCAATGAGGCATGGATGCTTGCTTCTCAGAAATTTACTTTTAAGGGAGGAATACTAAGCTTTAAGTTTGGAGGAGATTATATTGCTGTTTATCGTGATTATGAACTAAATCCTGCTTTTGCAAAGGACTTTTTTAATGGTGAGGTTTTAAGTGTGACAAAGGAATCTAATCAGAAAGATTCTCTTTATTGGAAACAAGTTCGCCCGGTTCCGTTAACAAATGAAGAAGTGGTTGATTACAGAAGGAAGGATAGTATTGAAACTTTACGAAAATCGGAGACGTATCTGGATTCAATCGACAGAAAAAGCAACATGCTAAAACCAATGTCTTTGGTTTTAGGAGGATATACTTATAAACAACGCTTTAGAAAACAAACATGGACTATTTCGCCACTCTTGCCCAATAATTTGCAGTTTAACTCTGTAGAAGGAGTAAATCTTACTTTAAGAGGGTCTTTTAGGAAAGAATTGGGCGATCGCCGTAACTATTCGATTGTTCCTGAAGTTCGATATGGTTTTAGTAATCAGCATTTAAACGGGAATGTTTCTTTTTATTACCGATTTGATCCGACAAAAATAGGTTCACTTTCATTAAAAGTGGGAACAGAGGTAGTGGACTTTAATGATCGAGGAGCAATAAGTCCGCTGTTCAATACGGTTAATACACTGATCTATCAGGATAATTTTTTAAAGTTATACGAACGACGATTTGCTACGATGTCATTCTCAAGAGAAGTGGCAAACGGAGTACAGATGAATGCGAGTATTGATTATGCAGATCGCAATCCATTAGTAAATACAAATTACTATTCATTTAGGAGTGACTCAACCGCTACCTATACGGCCAATAATCCTTATTATGGTTTTAACAATAATGCTGCTTTTATAAGAAATCAGGCACTGACATTTTCATTATCGGCAACAATTTCATTTGGCTCAGAGTTTATTACTCGTCCCGATGGGAAATTTTACGTTGGGAGCAAATGGCCTAAGTTAGCCTTGAACTATCGCTCGGGCCTAAATATTCTAAAATCGGATGTGAGTTATGATTTAGTAAGTGGACGGGTGTATGATACAGGAATCCGTTTAGGTTTATTGGGAAACCTTGCATTTAGTGCCGGAGGAGGTAAGTTTGTTTCGAATAAAGCAACCTGGTTTATGGATTACCAGCATTTTAAAGGAAACCGTTTAACCTTTTACGAGGGTAGCAGCAGCAATGTATTCCGTTTTCTGGATTATTACCGATACAGTACGAATGATTACTTCATTGAAGGTCATCTCGAACATAATTTCTCAGGTTTCTTTACTAACAAAATCCCTTTGTTTAGAAAGCTTCGTTTAGAGGAAGTTGTAGGCGCTAACTACCTGAATACAGATGGTCTAAAGAATTATGCTGAAGTTTATTTTGGTTTACAGCGTTTAATGTTGCGTGCCGAACTTGGCTTTTCGTGGATCAACGGAAAATCCTATGAGTCTGCTTTCAGATTATCAACGTCGTTTTAA
- a CDS encoding sensor histidine kinase has protein sequence MSFLISALGAYSKPEFPNNSFSFYEDNTLQTTAEQALSLYKSQKFNLTTDHELNIGFTKSVYWLAFNYSATDQPQLMQIGNSHINKIDFYYISDNKPELQFVTGDYYNFNQRPIATTGFNFPLKKEGLYLIRIDKHNESLQLSFNTATTIEVLENEKYDTAVIALFSGMIILLALFACYLSILSKSSLYILYALYACSGWIWVLANSGHGFEFLWPNAPNFASKARPIFTLLPIAFSISFVQHYLGGINQKFVRTTLHWVRNISYVLSFLIICVPLQIMQTTSWMVMLHSLTVILAIYVSLILYLSISQSIKGNKLALFYLVAIASLLIMLMLFISFYYGDDNANGTFIGRFGLAVGYILELVILMAGLAYRFNRFRIDKEELLTEMNRKQAENTRIIMNVQETERNQIANQLHDIAGSLLSAAKLNLSSLRDKNNFHSVEVNEKLEKTEEAVSLVSDTVRNLSHALSPVMLSKVGFKTSIEKVVSIFNASGKINFQLVVIGFNSFDNNLTNYYTNIYSIVYELLNNISKHSQAKNALIQLIEHEDSFSLIAEDDGIGFDPEVAQTRNTHGLSAIVSKVNYFEGYIELEKNEPCGSIITIDIPKKAYAI, from the coding sequence GTGTCTTTTCTTATTAGTGCATTAGGTGCATATAGTAAGCCTGAATTTCCCAACAATTCATTTTCCTTTTATGAGGACAACACTTTACAAACAACAGCTGAACAAGCGTTAAGCTTATACAAATCTCAAAAGTTTAACTTAACAACTGATCATGAGCTTAATATTGGTTTTACTAAATCGGTTTATTGGCTGGCTTTTAATTATTCTGCAACCGATCAACCGCAATTGATGCAAATAGGAAATAGCCACATTAACAAAATCGATTTCTATTACATATCAGACAATAAACCCGAGTTACAATTTGTAACTGGAGATTATTATAACTTTAACCAGCGTCCAATAGCAACAACAGGCTTTAACTTTCCACTGAAAAAAGAAGGGTTGTATCTTATTCGAATTGATAAACACAATGAATCATTACAACTTTCTTTTAACACAGCAACAACCATTGAAGTGTTGGAAAATGAGAAGTATGATACCGCGGTGATTGCGTTATTTTCAGGCATGATTATCTTGCTTGCTCTATTTGCTTGCTACCTCTCCATCTTATCAAAGAGCAGTTTATATATTCTTTATGCCTTATATGCATGTAGCGGATGGATTTGGGTATTGGCCAATTCAGGACATGGTTTTGAATTCCTATGGCCAAATGCTCCAAATTTCGCTAGTAAAGCACGCCCCATATTCACACTATTACCAATTGCCTTTTCTATTTCTTTTGTTCAACACTATTTGGGTGGCATAAATCAAAAATTTGTGCGTACTACGCTCCATTGGGTGAGAAACATATCGTATGTACTTTCGTTTTTAATTATTTGTGTACCATTACAAATCATGCAAACAACCTCATGGATGGTTATGCTACACTCGCTAACGGTTATTCTGGCTATTTATGTATCCCTAATTCTTTACTTATCAATAAGTCAATCTATCAAAGGAAATAAGCTGGCCCTGTTTTACCTGGTGGCTATCGCCTCTTTACTGATAATGCTAATGCTGTTTATATCTTTTTATTATGGAGATGATAACGCAAACGGAACATTCATCGGGCGTTTTGGACTGGCGGTTGGATACATACTTGAATTAGTTATTCTAATGGCAGGATTGGCTTACCGCTTTAACCGATTTAGGATAGACAAAGAGGAGTTATTGACCGAAATGAACCGAAAGCAAGCTGAAAATACACGCATAATAATGAACGTGCAGGAAACTGAACGTAATCAAATTGCTAATCAATTGCATGATATTGCTGGTTCTCTGTTATCTGCTGCAAAACTAAATTTGTCATCACTTAGGGATAAGAATAATTTTCATTCCGTAGAGGTTAATGAAAAACTTGAAAAAACAGAAGAAGCGGTTAGTTTAGTTTCCGACACGGTTCGAAATCTTAGCCATGCATTAAGTCCTGTTATGCTATCGAAAGTTGGATTTAAAACTTCTATTGAAAAGGTAGTTTCTATTTTTAATGCTTCGGGCAAGATCAATTTTCAGTTAGTTGTTATTGGATTCAATTCGTTCGACAACAACCTAACCAACTATTATACTAATATTTACAGTATTGTTTACGAGCTACTAAATAATATTAGTAAGCATTCTCAAGCAAAAAATGCATTAATTCAGTTAATTGAACATGAAGATAGTTTTTCTTTAATAGCAGAAGATGATGGAATTGGCTTTGATCCGGAAGTTGCTCAAACCAGAAACACTCACGGTCTTTCGGCTATTGTGTCAAAAGTGAATTATTTTGAAGGATATATTGAATTAGAAAAAAACGAACCTTGCGGTTCTATTATTACCATTGACATTCCTAAAAAAGCTTATGCAATATAA
- a CDS encoding YihY/virulence factor BrkB family protein has protein sequence MIKQVTHNIIRLLKQTFLEFQQDKIMKLSASLAYYTIFSLPPMLLIIISLCDIFYGKEAAEGVVFDQIKGIVGARSAELIESTLKNVSLTHNATIATIIGVVTLFIGATGVFNEIQDSINQIWGLKAKPSKAKKGLLKIVINRLISFSMIISLGFVLMVSLILNGLIESFIHRLTELFPEGEVYLIYSANLFITFLITSGLFAIIFKVLPDARIRWKDIGIGAIVTGVLFMIGKFLIGVYLTNSTVSNAYGAAGSAILTLLWVYYSAVILYFGAEFTQVYAQMFGGDLHPNDYAVWIEKKEVELTEAQKEIEIAHMSKTE, from the coding sequence ATGATTAAGCAGGTAACACATAACATAATACGGTTGCTAAAACAAACCTTTTTGGAGTTTCAGCAAGACAAGATCATGAAATTAAGCGCATCATTGGCTTATTATACTATTTTTTCACTTCCGCCGATGTTGCTTATTATCATCTCTTTATGCGATATTTTTTATGGCAAGGAAGCCGCTGAAGGGGTTGTTTTTGACCAAATTAAAGGTATTGTAGGGGCAAGATCAGCGGAGTTAATAGAATCGACATTAAAAAATGTAAGTCTCACTCATAACGCAACAATTGCCACCATTATTGGAGTTGTGACATTGTTTATTGGAGCGACCGGAGTTTTTAATGAGATTCAGGATTCGATTAATCAAATTTGGGGGTTAAAAGCCAAACCAAGCAAAGCGAAAAAAGGGTTGCTGAAAATCGTTATTAACCGACTGATATCATTTTCAATGATCATTAGTCTCGGTTTTGTCCTTATGGTTTCCTTAATCTTAAATGGGTTAATCGAATCATTTATTCATCGGTTAACTGAATTGTTTCCGGAAGGAGAAGTGTATTTAATCTATTCCGCTAACTTGTTCATCACCTTTCTAATTACTTCCGGCTTATTTGCCATTATTTTTAAGGTGTTACCGGATGCACGTATACGCTGGAAAGATATTGGTATTGGAGCGATTGTTACCGGTGTTTTGTTTATGATTGGCAAATTCCTGATTGGAGTTTACTTAACTAACAGCACAGTTTCCAATGCGTATGGAGCTGCAGGCTCGGCAATATTAACTTTATTGTGGGTGTATTATTCAGCGGTTATCCTCTATTTCGGGGCTGAGTTTACCCAGGTGTATGCGCAGATGTTTGGAGGTGATCTTCATCCTAATGATTATGCTGTTTGGATTGAGAAAAAAGAAGTAGAATTAACAGAAGCGCAAAAAGAAATCGAAATTGCTCATATGAGTAAAACAGAGTAA
- a CDS encoding MBL fold metallo-hydrolase: MKVFPLHEGSFSVDSTKKFIPFNAETDDPKSRPGSLFIYVQPFLVQTQHELLLIDAGLGVREANGELQLYNNIRKAGFQPDDVTKVLMSHLHYDHSGGMMYEEDGNWKLSFPHADYYVQRGEMETGLVKQSNSYKAPVLEHLWRTPNLHLVEGNGKISDEISFELTGGHCEFHQVFLIEENGEKVFFGGDILPEPEQLIRKFIAKYDFDGRKAMELREYYGKLAAEQDWTCLFYHAKSKAVGKVKYVDGAFSVV, encoded by the coding sequence ATGAAAGTTTTTCCTCTTCACGAAGGCTCTTTTTCGGTTGACTCTACAAAAAAGTTTATTCCCTTTAATGCAGAAACTGACGATCCTAAAAGCCGTCCAGGTTCTTTATTTATTTATGTGCAACCATTTTTGGTTCAAACGCAGCATGAATTATTACTTATTGATGCCGGATTAGGTGTTCGTGAAGCGAATGGAGAGTTGCAACTTTACAATAACATTCGTAAAGCTGGCTTTCAGCCCGACGATGTTACCAAAGTTCTGATGAGTCACCTACATTATGACCATTCAGGTGGAATGATGTACGAAGAAGATGGAAACTGGAAGTTAAGTTTTCCGCATGCTGATTATTATGTGCAACGTGGAGAAATGGAAACCGGACTTGTAAAACAATCCAATTCCTATAAAGCTCCAGTTTTAGAACATTTATGGCGCACTCCAAATTTGCACCTGGTTGAAGGAAACGGAAAAATTTCTGACGAAATCAGTTTTGAACTAACTGGTGGCCATTGTGAATTTCATCAAGTATTCCTGATTGAAGAAAATGGAGAAAAGGTGTTCTTTGGTGGCGATATTTTGCCGGAACCGGAACAATTGATCCGTAAATTCATAGCCAAATATGATTTTGATGGCCGTAAAGCAATGGAATTACGTGAATATTATGGAAAGTTAGCTGCCGAACAAGACTGGACCTGCTTGTTTTATCACGCAAAAAGTAAAGCTGTAGGTAAGGTAAAGTATGTAGACGGTGCGTTTTCGGTGGTTTAG
- a CDS encoding YceI family protein, with product MKKIFSLTLALISFLCFSFIPAKKDEISYKVDPSQTNIVWFGKKVTGIHSGSLKLKEGYVTFKNEKLAGGTFEFDMTSITVSDLKDPNYNSKLVNHLKSDDFFSVEKFPTAKFEITKAKHLGKNQYAVTGKLTIKGITKEVMFPAFVSLSDNGGAVAIITNKFKVDRTQFEIKYGSASFFDSLGDKAIDNDFELEVTQMVARR from the coding sequence ATGAAAAAGATATTCTCTTTAACGCTCGCATTAATCTCTTTTCTTTGCTTTTCATTTATTCCTGCAAAAAAGGATGAGATTTCTTACAAGGTAGATCCTTCTCAAACTAATATAGTTTGGTTCGGTAAGAAAGTAACAGGCATCCACTCTGGCTCCCTAAAATTGAAAGAAGGTTATGTTACATTTAAAAATGAAAAATTAGCAGGAGGTACTTTTGAATTTGATATGACCTCTATTACTGTTAGTGATTTAAAAGATCCTAACTATAATTCTAAACTGGTTAATCACCTTAAATCGGATGATTTCTTCTCCGTAGAAAAATTCCCAACAGCAAAGTTTGAAATTACTAAAGCTAAGCACTTAGGTAAAAATCAATACGCAGTTACTGGTAAATTAACGATTAAAGGAATTACTAAAGAAGTGATGTTCCCGGCTTTTGTTTCCCTTTCAGATAATGGTGGGGCCGTTGCTATTATTACCAATAAATTTAAAGTAGATAGAACTCAATTTGAAATTAAATATGGCTCAGCAAGCTTTTTTGATAGCTTAGGAGATAAAGCTATTGATAATGACTTTGAGCTGGAAGTAACCCAAATGGTTGCTCGTAGATAG
- a CDS encoding DMT family protein — protein MKELQTIGLLTVSNLFMTFAWYGHLKFKDMEWSKSLGLITIVLISWGIALFEYLFQVPANKIGFKENGGPFNLLQLKVIQEAVSITVFLLFTTLLFKTEKIAWNHFVAFVLIIVAVFFAFKKW, from the coding sequence ATGAAGGAACTACAAACAATAGGATTATTAACGGTATCAAATCTATTCATGACGTTTGCGTGGTATGGTCACCTCAAGTTTAAGGACATGGAGTGGAGTAAAAGCCTCGGTTTGATAACGATTGTATTAATAAGTTGGGGAATTGCCTTATTCGAATACCTGTTTCAGGTGCCTGCCAATAAGATTGGGTTTAAAGAAAATGGAGGTCCGTTTAATTTATTACAGCTAAAGGTTATTCAGGAAGCGGTTTCAATTACGGTATTCTTATTGTTTACTACTTTATTATTTAAAACTGAGAAAATAGCCTGGAACCACTTTGTTGCTTTTGTATTAATAATAGTGGCTGTTTTCTTTGCTTTCAAAAAATGGTAG
- a CDS encoding DUF4412 domain-containing protein, producing MKKLVLAFLMLLGFQLSVAQSFTGSFKMQISGDNMKQPVEMMCYYKDKKMATVMSPEQMKGGKVRTIFDYDAQETTMLMDMNGNKMGFKSKIKDLQAKMAEAEKPKITETNETRTIDGHICKKLISETEHSIIDMWIAQDMDFNLQSVFANMKGAKGGGMGDMARYAKYMKGPSLETTVTDKQKGTKTTIMIKDIQKGNIPEEMFSTEGYTIMDKPAME from the coding sequence ATGAAAAAACTAGTGCTGGCTTTTCTGATGCTATTGGGTTTTCAGCTAAGCGTTGCTCAATCTTTTACCGGTAGTTTTAAAATGCAGATATCGGGAGATAATATGAAGCAGCCTGTCGAAATGATGTGTTATTATAAAGATAAGAAGATGGCTACGGTAATGTCTCCGGAACAAATGAAGGGAGGTAAAGTTCGTACAATCTTTGATTACGATGCACAAGAAACGACGATGTTAATGGATATGAATGGCAATAAGATGGGTTTCAAGTCAAAAATTAAAGATTTGCAGGCTAAAATGGCTGAAGCCGAAAAACCCAAAATAACCGAAACTAATGAAACTAGAACCATTGATGGTCATATTTGTAAAAAGTTGATTTCGGAAACAGAGCACTCAATTATAGATATGTGGATAGCGCAGGATATGGATTTTAATCTTCAATCGGTATTTGCCAATATGAAAGGAGCTAAAGGTGGAGGGATGGGTGATATGGCTCGCTATGCTAAATATATGAAGGGACCGTCTCTTGAAACAACTGTAACTGATAAACAGAAAGGCACAAAGACTACAATAATGATAAAGGATATTCAAAAAGGTAATATCCCGGAAGAAATGTTCAGTACAGAGGGTTATACGATAATGGATAAACCGGCAATGGAATGA
- a CDS encoding ABA4-like family protein produces MSLSSVFQIANVLALFGWILLIAVPRWKQTSILVFNFIVILLCLAYIGLIAFNIKNLNFNSFASLESVAELFSNRSMLLAGWLHYLSFDLVMGLLITEHSLKHNVASQLVMLCLLLTFFLGPLGFLIYYIAVAIKEKNVAPHLIDIKE; encoded by the coding sequence ATGAGTTTATCATCAGTTTTTCAGATCGCCAACGTTCTTGCTTTATTCGGGTGGATCTTATTAATAGCGGTACCCAGGTGGAAACAAACCTCTATCCTTGTTTTCAATTTTATCGTAATCTTACTTTGTCTTGCATACATAGGATTAATTGCCTTTAATATTAAAAACCTAAATTTCAATTCATTTGCAAGTCTTGAATCAGTAGCTGAATTATTCAGCAATAGAAGTATGTTATTAGCAGGATGGTTGCATTACCTGTCGTTTGATTTGGTAATGGGCTTATTGATTACAGAGCATTCATTAAAACATAATGTAGCATCTCAATTGGTTATGTTATGCCTGTTACTCACATTCTTTTTAGGTCCGCTTGGCTTCCTGATTTATTATATAGCTGTCGCCATTAAAGAAAAGAATGTAGCACCACACCTAATTGACATAAAAGAATAA